The region TGCCGCCTCCAGGAGATTCCAGGTGCCGAGAACGTTGCAAGCGACGGCGCGGAGCCGATCGTCGCGAGTCGTCTGGTGGCCACCCTTCGCCGCGAGATTGAAGATCCGCTGCGGCCGGAGCCGCGTCACGAGATCGATCACCGGCTCGACATCCGCCAGATCGACCGCGTGGATCCCGATGGACTCGCGAATCTCCTCCAGACGCCAGAGATCGCCGTCGGGACGAACGAGGGCGTGTACCTCTTCTCCCCGGTGCAACAACGCGCGGACGAAGTTCGCGCCGAGGAAGCCAGCCGCGCCCGTGACTAGGATACGTTCCATGGGGAATACCGACCGCTAGTGTGCCCGTGGCGTGTCGGGCGGCGCAAGTCCCGGTTTTGGAGATCGCCCGTCCCTTCGGTGACGCAAACCCTCCTGCGGCTGCACCCCCGTTCGGCGACGAGAGAGCCGGCGGCGCTCGCAGGTCACGAGGACCGGGAGCAGAAGGAGCGTGAATGCGGTCAGGGACGCGCCGAAGAGAAGAGAGCGGGGACGGTAGCGGAACGCCACGCGGTGCGTTCCCCGATCGATCACTACACCCCGAAAGAGGACGTTCGTGCGATGGATGGGTCGCGCTTCGCCGTCGACCGTCGCTTCCCAACCAGGGTAATCGAGGTCGGAGAGGACGAGCAGGCAGCGCGGCTGGTCGCAACGACCTTCGACCACCACCCGTTCGGGCGCGTACTCGAGGAATCGAGCGCTACGAGCAGACCGCGCGTCGGATCCGGAGTCGATGGCGTGCGCGCCCGTCGAGCGCGAACCGGACAGCGTCAAGGGTTCGTGGACGATCGCCGTCTCACGTGGATCGAATGCGCCCGAGCGAAGCAGCGACTGCGCGGCGATCGGATCGGGCTCTTCCCGGACGCGCGGCACTACCCAGACGCGCGGCAGGGCGGATGGGCGCTCAATCCGCCGGATTCCGCCGAGGTCGAGTGCCTCGCCGCCGGCGAGCTGCTCCAGACGTTGGACCTCCCTTCGGTATCGCCAGCGTCTCCCGTTGCCGAAATGGTTCGGCGGGGGCTCGATCGGCACCAGCCAGACCCCGACACCCATCAGGTCGAGGAGGCGCGCGAGCCCGGGAGACGGGCGGCGGCGGGTCCCGCGAAACAGGGAGACGCCCCCGTGCCAGAGGGGCCGGGGCCGCCCGCCAAAGAAGTAGTCCCGATAGACGCTCGGGAGCTGCGGATCGTAATCCGGCACGACGGGAACGCCGTGCAGGGTTCCGAACTTGTAGGGCAGCCCAACGAGGCCGCGCCTGGAATCGACGAAGGGCCGGAGGCCCAATCTCTCGACGAAAACGCGACGCTGCCCGGGCGCGCGGGCCAGGTCCTCGAGCAGCGCCGGCGGTGCGTAGGGTCTTTCCGGTGCCAGGACCGGGTGGGTCCAGGGTTGTCCCGTGCGGGCGTAGGCGGCGAGTCCCACGGCGGTGGCGACGAGGACTGGGAGGACGCGGGATGCGGAGCGGAGGATCGGACGGTGCCTTCCCCGCGCGCTTCTCGACTTCGTCGCGAGACGGCTCAGCAATCCCATCACGGCCTGCACGCCGATGCCCTCCAGCATCGCGATGGCGAACACCGTGAGAAAGAGCGCCCGGCCGGGTCCCCGAAAGAGGTTGCCGAGCGGCAAAGCGTGATAGATCGCGAAGACCGGCGTCGCCTCCCCGAGGGAGAACAAAGCCGAGACGAGGGCTGCGACGAGGAAGAAGAACCAGTATTTTCTCCGAGGGCGGTCTGCAAGCCCCAGGGGCACGAGCGCGAGGGGCAGCACCGGCGCGACCGTCCATAGAAAGCTCTGCGGGCTGGCCGCGTACATTCCCGCCTGACGGAGGCCCAGGCCGGCCAGGCTCCGCGATCCCTGCAGCGCAAGTTCGACGGCAGGCACCAGCTGGACCGCAACGAGGCCTAGCGCCAACAGACCGGCCAGAGCGGCGAAGCCGATGGCCCGCACCCGGCTCCCCGGTTCGGAGAAGACGGCGAGCCCGAAGACCCCCCATGCCAGCGCAAACTGCACCGTGAGAAGGAAGCCCTGCGCCCAGCCGCCGAGAAAGGAGAGGCCGAGCGCAAGGGCGAGGACGATGGCGCGTGAGGTGCACGGCCTCGACAGGAGGCCCTGTGTGGCCCACAAAACGGCGGGCAGCCAAACCATCGTCGACAGGAAGACGGGCATGTAGAAGCCGTTGAAGATTCGCCACGACAGCATGAAGGCGAGGGCGGCGGTCGCGCGCGCCGGGTTCGACAGCCCAAGACGCCCGCCCAGCATCCAGGTGAAGAACCCCCCGACGGCGAGATGGAAGATCGCGCCTGCGGCGAGCACCATCGTGGGGGACGGCGACACCAGCATCAGCAGAAGGTTCGGGGGATGGAACAGGCCACGCGACTGGAGAGAACTGAACGGGATGCCCGCCATCTGCCAGGGGTTCCAGAGCGGAAACTCCCCTGCCTGAAGCCTTTCCCAGGCGTACATCACCTCGGGCCAGGTGAAGAAGAAGGAGTCGTGTGCCGTAAGGTGCCAGTCGTTCGGAGCGTCCACTTGAAGCCGGTGGAACCAAAGAATCGCAGCAAGCAGGCCGAAGGCGGCGAACGCAACGAGATCGACTCGACGTGAGGTCTTCACCACCGGCCACTCACGAACAGAGCCGTCGACTCTCCCGTTCGATGCTCGCAAGCAGATCGGCGTGATCGCGCGCGCACTTTTCGGCGCTGCGGCGGCCGAGGGCGCGGAAGAAGGTCTCGATCTCCGCGACCACGACGGCCATGTCGCGCCCGCGCGTGTCGCGCCGGAAGGACCTGCGACAGAAGCTGAAGCTGCAATCCAATCGATGGATTTCTCTCGTCAGGAGGTGGGCGGGAATCGGGTCGCCACGGCGGGTGTCGGTGAGCACGGCGAAGCCGAAGGCCGCCCTAGGAAAGTGTCGCCGCACCCGCTCCACCGTTCCATCCCCGACGGC is a window of Candidatus Binatia bacterium DNA encoding:
- a CDS encoding YfhO family protein — translated: MKTSRRVDLVAFAAFGLLAAILWFHRLQVDAPNDWHLTAHDSFFFTWPEVMYAWERLQAGEFPLWNPWQMAGIPFSSLQSRGLFHPPNLLLMLVSPSPTMVLAAGAIFHLAVGGFFTWMLGGRLGLSNPARATAALAFMLSWRIFNGFYMPVFLSTMVWLPAVLWATQGLLSRPCTSRAIVLALALGLSFLGGWAQGFLLTVQFALAWGVFGLAVFSEPGSRVRAIGFAALAGLLALGLVAVQLVPAVELALQGSRSLAGLGLRQAGMYAASPQSFLWTVAPVLPLALVPLGLADRPRRKYWFFFLVAALVSALFSLGEATPVFAIYHALPLGNLFRGPGRALFLTVFAIAMLEGIGVQAVMGLLSRLATKSRSARGRHRPILRSASRVLPVLVATAVGLAAYARTGQPWTHPVLAPERPYAPPALLEDLARAPGQRRVFVERLGLRPFVDSRRGLVGLPYKFGTLHGVPVVPDYDPQLPSVYRDYFFGGRPRPLWHGGVSLFRGTRRRPSPGLARLLDLMGVGVWLVPIEPPPNHFGNGRRWRYRREVQRLEQLAGGEALDLGGIRRIERPSALPRVWVVPRVREEPDPIAAQSLLRSGAFDPRETAIVHEPLTLSGSRSTGAHAIDSGSDARSARSARFLEYAPERVVVEGRCDQPRCLLVLSDLDYPGWEATVDGEARPIHRTNVLFRGVVIDRGTHRVAFRYRPRSLLFGASLTAFTLLLLPVLVTCERRRLSRRRTGVQPQEGLRHRRDGRSPKPGLAPPDTPRAH